From one Bordetella genomosp. 9 genomic stretch:
- the nadD gene encoding nicotinate (nicotinamide) nucleotide adenylyltransferase, whose translation MNRIGLLGGSFDPIHIAHIALARAALRELHLSQVQLIPAAAPWQRQPLQATAEQRCEMVRLAIASEPGIVLNTMEIDRGGPTYTVDTVGALPPGPRYVWLLGSDQLANFCTWRDWRTIVERVDLAVAVRPGAPMDPPADLRQHLAALGRQVETLPFAEMPVSASAIRERLARGLPVNDLLPEPVWRYIGAHQLYRD comes from the coding sequence TTGAATCGCATCGGCCTGCTCGGCGGGAGCTTCGATCCGATCCATATCGCCCATATCGCGCTGGCGCGCGCCGCGTTGCGCGAACTTCACCTGTCGCAGGTCCAGCTGATCCCTGCCGCCGCGCCGTGGCAACGGCAACCGTTGCAGGCGACCGCCGAGCAGCGCTGCGAAATGGTTCGCCTGGCGATCGCCAGCGAGCCGGGCATCGTGCTCAACACGATGGAAATCGACCGCGGCGGCCCGACCTATACCGTGGACACCGTCGGCGCCCTGCCGCCCGGGCCGCGCTACGTCTGGTTATTGGGATCGGATCAGCTGGCCAATTTCTGCACCTGGCGCGATTGGCGCACCATCGTCGAGCGGGTGGACCTGGCCGTGGCCGTGCGTCCCGGCGCCCCAATGGATCCCCCGGCGGACCTGCGGCAGCACCTGGCCGCCCTGGGCCGGCAGGTGGAAACCCTGCCGTTCGCGGAAATGCCTGTCTCCGCATCCGCCATCCGCGAGCGCCTGGCACGCGGGTTGCCGGTCAATGACCTGTTGCCGGAGCCGGTTTGGCGCTATATCGGCGCCCATCAGCTCTACCGTGACTAG
- the rsfS gene encoding ribosome silencing factor, translating to MEIQKLQRAVIDALEDVKAQDIKIFNVTHLTSLFDRVVIASATSNRQTRALASSVANRGRALKLSVTVEGEDTGEWVIVDLGDIVVHVMQPAIREYYNLEEIWGGKPVRVKLLPESSRTVMSGATYDEDDI from the coding sequence ATGGAAATACAGAAATTACAGCGCGCCGTGATTGACGCCCTCGAAGACGTCAAGGCGCAAGATATCAAGATCTTCAACGTCACCCACCTGACCAGCCTGTTCGACCGCGTCGTCATTGCCAGCGCAACGTCGAACCGGCAAACCCGTGCCTTGGCGTCCAGCGTCGCCAATCGTGGCCGCGCCCTGAAATTGTCCGTCACCGTGGAAGGCGAAGACACCGGCGAATGGGTCATCGTGGACTTGGGCGATATCGTCGTCCACGTCATGCAGCCCGCCATCCGCGAGTACTACAACCTGGAAGAAATCTGGGGCGGCAAGCCGGTGCGCGTCAAGCTGTTGCCGGAATCCTCGCGCACGGTCATGTCCGGCGCGACGTACGACGAAGACGATATTTGA